The Onychostoma macrolepis isolate SWU-2019 chromosome 18, ASM1243209v1, whole genome shotgun sequence genome includes the window TGTTATGACAGGTAAGAACCAGTGgttatttcagtattatttgtacatgatttttttttttttagaatatcattgaatttacttatatttttgttttcagttttcattttaatgttctaGTAATTATGTgcgtttgttatttttttattagtttttgtcatttttcatatttagttttagtttattttccctTTGagatttagtaattttagcTCTTTAGGCACTAGtatttcatctaatatttacattttatttgatctcagctttatttcaattaataaaaatgtttatcaaTTGTTTTGCAGCAACAATGCTGCAAGTAGCACTTTTAAGTCTCATTAATAGATACTTATTTTTGGTGACCAGTTGCACATCTACACACTGAAACACAATTCTCTCGCCTGTCAGGTGGTTTGATAAATCCTTCACTTTGATTGTCTACAAGAATGGTAAAATTGGTGTCAACACTGAGCATTCATGGGCTGACTCCCCTATCATAGGACATATGTGGGAGGTaaacaatgaataataataactgtaaaTATGTAATGTGTAATTAATACTGTAAGaattaacaaacattttaactttCTGTTTAGTATGTTTTAGCCACAGACTGTTTCCACCTTGGATATACAGCGGAGGGACATTGCAAAGGAGATATCAACAAAAGCCTGGCACCCCCTACCAGACTACAGTGGGACATCCCAAAAGCAGTATGAATTAACCCTTACATCTTAGTGTTTGACATGGGtttacataaataaactaattaattaaaaaactagAACTAATTCTAATTGGGTGTTTTATGTATATTCTGATAACTGCAAGATCATTTCTACATTGATAACTGATTAAAGTTCCTTATATTTCTCAGTGCCAGGAGATTATTGAAGGTTCTTACATGATTGCAAAGGGAATTGCTGACGATGTGGATTTCCACGGCTGCTTGCTTAATGAGTTTGGGAAGGGGCTGATAAAGAAATGCAGAACAAGTCCTGATGCTTTTATCCAGCTGGCACTGCAGCTAGCTCATTACAGGGTACAAGccacatatatttacatataatccCTCTGCAAAAATGTGCCTGTATATTGTGAACAAACCGTTTAAAGAAGGATGTTTGTTGGAGCAGGACAAGGGTGAATTCTGTCTGACTTATGAATCATCCATGACACGCATGTTCCGCGAGGGCCGGACGGAAACCGTGCGCTCATGCACCTGTGAGTCCACGGCTTTTGTAAAAGCAATGGGGATGAAAGAATCACGGTGAGagcaatatatacacacactcaaCCCAGGGGTCATATTTGAAAAGTTGGCAACAGAAAACTTTTGTTCTTGCATAATGCTGCATCCACAATAAATGATTTCAGTATTTTTCAAGACCACTGTTTAAATATCCAGTGGAACATCAGCACTTAAGCAATAGTGGCTTTGAAAATTTGTAtccattttaaacttttttttttttacttttgcttGTTTACCAGAATGAGCAAAGGTTAGCGCTCTTCGAGAAAGCTGCAGATAAACATCAGAACATGTATCGTCTGGCCATGACAGGAGCCGGGATCGACCGTCATCTCTTCTGCCTCTACATTGTGTCCAAATTAATGGGCATTGACTCACCCTTCCTCAAACAGGTGTGTACAAGTATGTTTCTTGAGTATAAAATGTGACATACCTGTTTAATTTTGCTTAGGTCTCAAAGACACCTTCTTTTGTTAGGTTTTGTCAGAGCCCTGGCGCCTCTCCACCAGTCAGACCCCTCAGCAGCAGCTCAATCTAATCGACATTCAGAAGTTTCCCAAATATGTGGGAGCTGGAGGCGGCTTTGGGCCTGTGAGTCTCACTCACTCCCCCTACAGTACACAACGTGACATTGCAacaagtttaataaataataaacatgatatttgatcattttttgaTTCAAAACTCTTTATATACAGGTTGCTGATGACGGTTATGGTGTTTCTTACATTATTGTCGGCGAGAATCTCATTACATTCCACATTTCCAGCAAGTTCTCCAGCCCTGAGACGGTAGGAGAATTTCAAACTTCGGCATTTTTCTTAAGTGCCACTTTGTGAATACATGATCCTGACAAATAAATTATCCCGATATAGAGCCTTGTTATTTTCACACCAAGAACACCAACGGATGATACATTTCTGTTTACGTAAGCAACGCGCGCGCTCCATTTACGTTCTGTGAACCTAATAGCAGCGCGCGCTTTAAAATAtgaagatttttatttgtttttatcgTCTATCTcaaatggttaaaaaaatatcGTTCCACTGTGTCGTTTGTGGTGTGGTCTGTTGAGTAAGAGCGTTTTAAAACTTATTGTCGAACACCATTCTTTGTCGTTTAATTAtcatttgagattttttttttttttagatctcACCTTTTGAACACTTAAGTATAATTcatccttttattttttttattacggtTCTACTAGATTGATAATGGAAGCGAAATATCAAACATATATTCATAATTTGAGCTTAATTATTTGGTCATTTgaggattttaattttatgaagaaaaaaaaaccctttaaTAATTGGTGCTAATGTAATAACCAAACATTCAGGTGTTCAccacactgagaaaaaaaaataggctaacGATCGAGTTTATGGAAATGTttatacaaaaaattaaattcagtcATCGTTTATTCAACCTCAAATCTTTCAAAACTCATGACTTCcgtgaaacaaacaaacaaaaaaattctggATTAAATGTTAATCCTTTAAAACCATTATTATGAATGATGATTTGGTATTTCAATCTGTTCCTTAAGACTGTCTTTTTCCTTTCTGTCCTCAGGACTCGTTCCGTTTTGGGCAGAACATCAGACAGGCCATGCTGGATATAAGAGCTCTATTCAACCCAAAAGAGAAGAAGATGTGACTCCAAGCTGCAACTTCAAAGCTGACCCAAACTGAAAGCACCAGTTTAAAGATAATAATCTGAACAAATGCCACAAATAGCAGCCAGTAGGTTATGTTAGTATTAAATAAACTTGTAAATATATTGTAGTTGTTTATAGCAAAAAATGCTTATGAATCAGTGCACTAGATATTTTAGAGCAAAAGGGGAAAAGAAGGTgtaataaaatactgtatttaattgtaaatattttagcaTGTAGTCTTTGGCAAATGACTGTAAATATTCCATTTGTGCATATTTACTTCTAAAATGTTGAATTTACTGTGCActtaattaaactgaaaaactgtacacaaaaaaaatctggaTCTTAACATCCATGATCACGCACAAtcatatacacatttttttcaagaattaaaaaaaaaaaagaacatttattggAGGGGTTTCaaggcatatatatataatgattagCAAATATGAGAGCACGAGAAAGTATGACCTTTGTACAGAATATAAAAACAGCTCTACCACAGAACAGAACTAATGATGTTCATGTGAAACAGTGaatatcatacaatacaaactGCATCTCCAATGTTTAGCACATTCTTTGAGAAACATCAACACCACCATTAACGGCAGAAGTGCATTTCCCAAAACACGAGGACTTGATTTATTAGAGAGGTATTACCTTGGATTCCTTCAGTCCAACGTTTCCACCGAACAGTGAGGGAGGGTTATTTTATCCGACATACGAGGGAtaatacaaaagtaaaaaaagcaATCCTTTCCCGACTCGCTCTTCCTCGTCACTGCAGCTTCTTTAACTATTGTTTCGAGGCAAAGATTACGATGTGAACTACCACATGGGCTGTGCATACTAAGAGGAAAGGCTAAAACACACCATGGCTAAGTATGAAACCGCAGGTGATGTGCGAGCAGAAGAAATCTGGAAGTGATCAACAGTATCGGAGAAGAATTATACTATTAATTATTCGTTCTACTTGGAAGCTGCCTCACAATCAGGTGCATGTTCGGTTAATGTAACAGAAAACTATAGACATAAAAAGGCAATCGAATTTTCTTTGTTAAATGTTCTTCTGCTTTATAACCGTGTCCATGTAGAGGAATCTGCCCGAAGGCCAGGGTGGGCAGACGATTTATATATCATTATGCTGATATACTTCAGGTGAGGCTAGACTACGCTAGCCGTTCGGGCCGCTCAGGGGTCACGGGGTCAGGTTTAAGACGTGGCTCCTGGGGTGGTGTTGACATTCTGTGTGGCCACTTGCGGTGCGACTTCGATGATGCGGGGTTTGTCGATGATGCGTGCCGTACGGTTGCCTTTCTCTACGATGCCGATGATCCACGCCTGGTGACCCTCGCCGTACTTGGGAGATTTGATCTCGGCGCAAAAACGGGCCGCTTGCTCACGTGGAAGACAGATCAACAAACCTCCTACAGAAAAATACAAGATAAAAGAGCAAAAGAAAGGTTTCATTCAGACTGCTGTTTTCTGCAAAGATAAAGTGAATGTGTAATAACGGCTTATAAGGGAACACTTTAACACGGGGATAAAATGCATGTACAGTGGGATACAAATATCTTTCCCTATTTTAActtaaacataataaaaacacaaatagtTCAAAGAAAAGCCATagcatgaagaaaaaaagaatccTAAACATTTCCACAttatgataataagaaatgtttcttgagcagcaaatcagcatatttgaatgatttctgaaggatcatgtgacgctgaagactggagtagtgatgcagaaaattcaggttttcatcacagaaataaattaaattttacaatatattcaaatagaaagtaattattttaaattgcaataatttttcacaatattccggtttactgaatttttgatcaaataaatgcagctttttgAAGCataagtgcttttttttttttaaatcttaccgacaccaaacttttgaatggtactgtatatattataattacattacattaactcattttagcagacgcttttatccaaagcaacttacaaatgaggacaatagaagcaatcaaaatacAATAGAGCAATGaaatgcaagtgctataacaagtctcagttagcttaacgcagtgcacatagcaaggttttctttttaaattatataataacagaatagaaaaagaatagagcaagctagagTTAGACGCCTTTTTGCttgtgttaattgtataataaataaaaagaaaacaaatagatagaatacaaaaagattagaaaagctagtgttagttagttttagtttttttttttttttttaaagaatagaattagaatagagagtgctagagttagtgggtcaaataaagatggaagagatgtgtttttagccgattctttaagatggctaaggactcagcagctcggattgagttgggcaggtcattccaccaggagggaacatttaatttaaaagtctgtgaaagtgattttgtgcctctttgggatggcacaataaagcgatattcactttacaagttttgttctacaatatttttttatattattttttagttgatttgactattttatttttcattaataaaatgcaattttttaaaatcaattagAAAGTAAATAATATTAGATCTTATTTTTCCTTATACAGATTTCATCATGTATAAAATgtggaaaatgtatttaaaagaaatagaacattttccttttttctacatagttttttttaatcgattattatttttatttgtcatatataaaatgcataagatttttattaaactagaattttaaattacattcgatttttttccatttgttattatttattattatttcattattcagTTTTCATCACGGTGTATAAAATTCATTATAGCGATTTTAAAGGAGCGACAAAGGTCTGATCTTATACCTGAGGTCTCTGGGCAGGTGCCGTGCATAAGGCCAAACATGTTCCCGCAAGCTTTGCTGACAGCCGCCATCTTGGCAAGAACCGGCAAGTTGTGAATGACGAAGGACACCTCTGTACGCTGCTGCCGGGCCAGATTCTGAGCGTGACCCAGGATCCCAAACCCTGTGATGTCAGTTGCTGCGTGTGCATTGAAGGTGTGCATCAGCCCGGCCGCTGGACAGAGAGACACAGATAAAGGTCAAACGTTTGCTAGAAGAACCTGTTATTTATGAGCCGCACACACGTCCATCACATACTGACCTGTTCTGTTGAGTCGAGCCATGTTCAGCATGGCCTCCTGATAAGCCAGTTCAACATCCTCCTGAGTGACGACCAACTTTATCTTATTCCATTTCTCTGGCTGAGACCGAAAGAAAGATGGCAAGAGTTAAACTCAGTCCAAGCTATAATATGAAACTACAAATGTCTAAAACACTCACAATGTCCAGCCACTGGTGCACTGCGACCGCCACTTGTGTTCCTAGAGGTTTGGTAAGAACCAGCACGTCCCCTGGTACTGCATTATCTGGCCTATAAACATGCACGAAGTTAGAGGAATGGACAGACATACTGTTTGATTATGAAGAAACAACTGACTAGACAAGAGTATATAAAATGACTTGCATAATGAACTCATTAGGTTGGCACACTGTTGTGGCCACGCCTCCCAGGACTATCCAAGGATTGATAACAGTCTGACCTCCTGTAACGGATGTTCCCGCCTCCTCAGATGCATCCTTAAACCCCTGGATGATCAGAGGCATGACCTTATCACGTtcctacaaaacacacacacacacacaatgtgatTTCTGTTTTGCATGCCTGTGTCATCACTTTCTgaaaaatgcaacatttttaaccctgtaaagcctgacgaaattttatttatttatttttttaatagaacaGCTTATCGAACCTTTGGACGAAATATGCAAACTAATGtcttttttgctgttttattgtttttaaagtatcaCATTTGATATATCAGGCTTCATGGCTCATACAGTATGATATAGTAAGAATATGAAGATCATacttgaggaaaaaaaacaaattattgcTAATAATTTATCTGGCCAAAAAGTaaagcttgtaatgtaaatcaatgcgATATAACAGTATTACAGACTACTTACAAAAAATAGATATAAATGTCAGTTGCGGCTCTATATTATATTTAAGTGCTTAGTTTTATAATCAAAGCTCTTTAGTTTTTATTGTGAGCAGGACAAACATCTGGTATCATGCAgtgcaatacaatgatgattgagagatgaaaaaaataaacgtTCCTCAAAACCTGATGaatcatatttgatactcacattttaacatgatttttctcaAAAATTCATTTTCACAGTAAAATGACATACGAACCACAACCTGAAGGTGGATGTTTTACAATTATACTACAAGACCTTTTACATgctaaaaagtattttaaaaaccCCGCATATAGTAGattgtgtacatgtttttcaaagttttgatcatgttgataattAAGAGGTCTTAGAAATGGGCTTTAAATATTGTAAGCATTTAAAAGGTTGAagggctagttcacccaaaaactctCATTTCCTCACAGGTGAAATGAAGACAGCTTGTCTTTTTAGAAGAACTTTGCTTGTACACTCATAGGCCAGTTTCACATCTCATTAGCACTAAAGGCTTTTTCCTCTGTCTCACCTTCTCTGTGAGTTTGTTGCTGACACCAAGAAGCATCAGCATGTTATCACACTCCGTTACTCCCATGGCATACAGATCACTCAGCACATTGGCACAAGCAATTCTCCCCTAGAAACCAAGAAAACATCAGATTGTGACAGATTTTCAGTTTATGATGCATTTGATCTTTTATGGCATTCTAAAGTGAGTATTTACCATCATATATGGGTCGTCCACTATGGGGTAGATATAGTCTGTGGTCTGCACAAGTGACAAGCCTCCGTGTCTCAATGGAATCACACAGGTGTCCATACCAATgcctgttttaaataaacattgttataCCTTTAAAACTCTTGAAAAGCTTCATTTCcagctgtgagtgtgtgtgtagtacCTAGTCTGGGCATTACAGCACCGAGGAACTGCTCATCTTCCTGATAATGGTTTTCCTGCAGGGATTCTAGAAGTTTCTGGAGCACATCTTGAGGGACTTTGCAGCCCATTCCCTTGAGCTCTGTGAAGCGTGTTAGTCTGAAGTTCTTGTCGAGTTCATAACTCTCCGGGTTAAAAGATTCCCGCACCGACATCTTTAAAAAACGTCTCTGACACACGTAACGGCCTTCACACTATGGTAATGACAATCTGaagaagaaataaacaaacattaaagtGTGTAAAGGGATACAAAATTATGGCATTAAGTGTGACCGTGCAAACAACATGAAACAagtcataataataaatatagcatAAACACTCTGCTGTTTCACCCCATACATGAATCAAATGAATGTAAAAGGATGCACATTGTGTACAAATGTCTTGATCCTCCCCTTTAAATACATCAGCTCTGTTCAAAGCTCTTGCTGAGTTGAATTCACTGTCCAGCCTGCTTTGTTTACATGACCACATGTTTCTGTTTAACTATCCTGCTCATTACTGCATATAGAACAAAACACCCAAACATACGTATATAACGCATTCTGCTCTTTATTTAGACTTTATTTCCtgggatatttaaaaaaaatagattatgTAATTCATTTCTATGGGCAAATAAGTGGTTTTGGGTTCTTGGAATTCTATAGTTCGAGCTACACTGATGTGGCGCGCGCTCACTGTCCAAAACAGATTCTTCTTAGTGAATCGGTTCGTTTGAAGAATTCGCTTAAGTGAACCGGTTGAAAAACGACTTAACGACTCGTTTTTATCCATCATCCAAAAGCTCCCAAAACTCTCCGCGCAAACGTTTTGATTGAGCACAACAAATATATTACATGTATAATGGCGATTCAGAAACTAGCTAATACAGTAAAGAGAGCAAAAAATACCTATAGTGCAATTTAGAACATCAGcacacaatttttaaaatacaataaaaatctaATGAGTTCGTTGTattgtttctctttttcatccATTTTTGCTATGCTGAATTACAGATATATTGTTTTATGCGAAAAATAAGGGcgtctttaaaaaataaaaatcaacaatatCACTTACAGTTCAATCAAATACAATTGCTTGCAAAGAGGTTTGAACGAGTCATTAAAAAGAATCATGTCAAATGAACGATTCCCTCGAGAATCACTAAGAACCGCTGCACACGCCGATCCAACGAAACGCCTCCCGCTGCTCGATTACATTTCATCgcatttaatatactgtataacttATGCATGTTAAGAAGAAAACGTTTATAGAgtaaaatgaatcaaatgaatAAGAGAAGCAAGCCGGCCGAAGTGTTTATAAAAATGTCGGCGGTGGAAAAAATTAACCCTTAAAGCGCCCGCGCCATGATTGCAGTGTGCACAACAgagtaataatataaaattaaaattatttggtGCACTTTACACAAATTCCGCTGATTATGTCTTCTActggaataattaagatagcTCTCCTCACAAGTAATGCATTGTGGCACAGTTATATTCGTGTCCCATTTCCCCTTTAATTGTGCTGTTCAGTTTGTGCTTACCGGTTTCGCTCGATACAAGAGACGCGACGCTCCCGCAATGCACCGCGCGCAGAAAGGGCGCCTGGAAAATGTGCCTGAATAGACTGACACTGAACTCAATACCCTTTTTCTTGATGAACAGCACCATATTCGTTATGCGTACGAGATTTTATTAACAGCCCAGGCAATGATATGTCCCTTCCGAACAACAATGCGAGCTAATAAGGGTCTCTGAggatatattttaattataaagtcGAAATTCTAGTGGGGTCCTTCTTTCCCGCGTGACGTCATCACCTCCCCTTTAAAGGCGATCTGAGTGTGGCAACAAAAAATGTCCACATTAGTTTGTACCTTTAAACTTACTGTGGTCTTGCCAGTTTCCTAAGGATTTgcgttcttttttttctttgcgaTGTTGGCACATTATTTTGGTTACTATAAATGATCAGTTTAGTGATGATAAATGTTTCATTGtgcatttaattttgttttgtttttgtaaattttacatgcaaatataCAAATTGTAAGCCCCTTTCACagttttatgaaataaattgaACAATATTGATACAAATTCAAAATCTGTCAGCAAAGAAGCAGtcaaaatcaaaaatatgtTTCCCTTTTCTGTTCTTTTAAGTATTTTGTGTCTTctagtgtatttattttatcagtGTGAGGTTAAAAAGCAgaacacttattttttttttaatatggatACTTTAGCCTACTGTAAGTATGttagttaattaatttttttttaaagtaggcCTATAGTTTTAATAGACTATAACTTGTCGAACTTTATTCATTGAGAggtttaaacttaaaaatgttcATTCAAAAGTAgttgtaaatgtaataaaatgttgttGTAATGGTTCTGTTTAACTACTAACTTCATGGCAAATTGAACTTCCATTAGTCTTTAATTCAGCTTTTAAAAGCTATAATGAATAATGAAGTATAATacaatagataaataaaagaatagACATTTAAAGATAACTCTGAAGcccactaaataaataaaaatgacgcATTTGAAACAAGTTTAGGTCAACCATGTAAGACACAGCCATATTTATTTGACGTCTCAGACCAAACAACTTTCCACTAATAAACATAAAGTTGATCTTTTTTAAAACAGGAATATTAAAAAGGAGGCACAGACACAACATCTGTgctcttaaaggaatatttccaTTTAAGCTCTAACAACAGCATCAGCGGCATTCGCTTTGACTCATATCTCAGTTCATAAAAGCAAACATCAGTTTGAGTTGACAGTAATGCACTTACAGTGGAAGTCTATGGGGCAGGTGTACAATGTAAGTGCATTTCCGTATGTGCGTTTTTAGTATTGCTTTTACAAAGCGAGACATGAATCGAGCCCCAGATGCGGTCCAAACAGCTTAACTTGTATTTAACCCGGATATTAACATGGACAGTTATTCAAGCATTTGACCGTGAGGTAAAAACCCTTTGTTACACAGACGCAGGACAATGGTCATATTCACTCATTTGTACACATTCAATAGACACTAAATCCTCTTACACAGGAAGTCAAACAGTTACAGGTCTACATAACCAGTCTGCCAGATTATATAACCAACAACACATTAGTAAGACTATGTGCAGCGAATATGACATTAAGTACTATTAATATAGAAAGTGCCACATATTTCACCAGAAAGTGTCAATAAACAGCACAATCGTGAAATGACATCAGTTTGTTGCTTGGCATGGCAGAGTGAATTAAAGGCACAGTCATATTTTCTCAGCAGTCCTACTGATATTTGTTGGTGAAGCATTTGGATGAAGCTGAAAAACTACAAACACTTCCATATATTCATTGAAGACAACTAGTGACATCTGGGACGACCCACTTTAAAACGATCAAATGGGAGTACTTGTGTTATAAAACTGTGTCCATAGCTGTCTGGAACACTAACTGATCAGCAAAACGGTGCCGTTTCCTTCCAAACAAACTTTCTGTCTGTTGCACAGCTGACCGTGAGAATTTCAAAGCCGCGACTCTCCATACGTGTTAAAGTCTAGACagacaaaacaattaaaaatgactCCTTTGCGGGGGTCGGAGGTTGCATTTTGTTGAAAACAATCTCTTCTCAGGCAGTGTCCATAGCAACTAGACATTCTGTTCTCTCATAAGCAGCACCTGCGGTACAGAAGAAAGGGTTACTTTAGAACAATGGCACTCTTTGAGAGTGAAATATTAAAGATGTGCATTACAGTACCATTTTGTGTCACAGTTTCCACTTTATCAACAGTTTGCTGACATTTCTCTGAAAAATAACACAGAAATACTCCAATGGAATGTGTCCTCTGAAGTTATTTAGCATGTTATTTAATGTATCATTCTAATAAAGAATGCTGGGATATCATGAGGTGAAGGACACTCATCAAGCTGGAGTGCTTTCATTCatgctgtgtgtgtgggtttgggtcagtgtgtatgagTACCTGTTTTGTGCTGAATATCACTACCGTCTGAGGCTGTCTCTGCTGcaaatcattcaaaataaaatcacataaattaTGACATTGAAGCATTCGTTAAATAGCACTCATAATAGCACTCAATATAGCACTCATCTAGCAAATCATCAATCATGAAGCAACAGCTTTGTTACAACTTTGAATCCTTGGTAATGTACGACACCACtacctctctttctttttcactttcC containing:
- the sephs1 gene encoding selenide, water dikinase 1 — encoded protein: MSVRESFNPESYELDKNFRLTRFTELKGMGCKVPQDVLQKLLESLQENHYQEDEQFLGAVMPRLGIGMDTCVIPLRHGGLSLVQTTDYIYPIVDDPYMMGRIACANVLSDLYAMGVTECDNMLMLLGVSNKLTEKERDKVMPLIIQGFKDASEEAGTSVTGGQTVINPWIVLGGVATTVCQPNEFIMPDNAVPGDVLVLTKPLGTQVAVAVHQWLDIPEKWNKIKLVVTQEDVELAYQEAMLNMARLNRTAAGLMHTFNAHAATDITGFGILGHAQNLARQQRTEVSFVIHNLPVLAKMAAVSKACGNMFGLMHGTCPETSGGLLICLPREQAARFCAEIKSPKYGEGHQAWIIGIVEKGNRTARIIDKPRIIEVAPQVATQNVNTTPGATS